From Eleftheria terrae, the proteins below share one genomic window:
- a CDS encoding LysR family transcriptional regulator, whose translation MRHPSNHLPSLKALQCFVAVAEELNFRRAADRLNMTQPPLSRQIQGLEDQLRVRLLRRDTHQVSLTPAGEAFHRDVHAVLKALDAAVGSVQQFVEDEPAAGGAPRIGLTSVVDFSLMPHLDALLSDPRFASGQALERAYSRQLVERVRRGRLDMAIVGDIAAPTEDLSVQALVRESMLVALPANHPAAGQDRLRLRDLGDTPLFWFPRADNPAFYDKCERVFRVQGYAPPRRLEPSDFTRLLAGVAAGEGLALCPASMRAASRIGVVYRALDEALEQLLGIQLQLVWRAAEARPAVLERIEMIRQAMAPHP comes from the coding sequence ATGCGCCACCCTTCGAACCACCTGCCCAGCCTGAAGGCCCTGCAATGTTTCGTCGCCGTCGCCGAGGAGTTGAACTTCAGGCGCGCGGCGGACCGGCTGAACATGACCCAGCCGCCACTGTCGCGGCAGATCCAGGGCCTGGAGGACCAGTTGCGGGTCCGGCTGCTGCGGCGTGACACCCACCAGGTGAGCCTCACCCCGGCCGGGGAGGCCTTCCATCGGGACGTCCACGCCGTCCTCAAGGCGCTGGATGCCGCGGTCGGGTCCGTCCAGCAGTTCGTCGAGGATGAGCCCGCAGCGGGTGGCGCACCGCGCATCGGCCTCACCAGCGTGGTCGACTTCTCGCTGATGCCGCACCTCGACGCGCTGCTCAGCGATCCGCGCTTCGCCAGCGGCCAGGCCCTGGAGCGCGCCTACTCCCGGCAGTTGGTGGAGCGGGTGCGCCGTGGCCGGCTCGACATGGCCATCGTCGGCGACATCGCCGCGCCCACCGAGGACCTGAGCGTGCAGGCCCTCGTGCGGGAGTCGATGCTGGTGGCCCTGCCGGCCAACCACCCGGCCGCCGGGCAGGATCGCCTGCGCTTGCGCGACCTGGGAGACACGCCGCTGTTCTGGTTTCCGCGTGCCGACAACCCGGCCTTCTACGACAAGTGCGAGCGCGTGTTCCGCGTGCAAGGCTACGCGCCGCCGCGGCGGCTGGAGCCGAGCGACTTCACCCGGCTGCTGGCCGGCGTGGCGGCCGGCGAAGGCCTGGCCCTCTGCCCGGCGTCGATGCGGGCGGCCTCGCGCATCGGCGTGGTCTACCGGGCGCTCGACGAGGCGCTGGAGCAGCTGCTGGGCATCCAGCTGCAACTGGTGTGGCGCGCCGCCGAGGCCCGGCCGGCGGTGCTGGAGCGGATCGAGATGATCCGCCAGGCGATGGCGCCCCACCCCTGA
- the mutY gene encoding A/G-specific adenine glycosylase has protein sequence MTGSEHPSPPALPDFESIRAAFGHRVVEWQRQHGRHRLPWQQTRDPYRVWLSEIMLQQTQVSTVLGYYDRFLQRFPDVVALADAPLDDVLAAWSGLGYYSRARNLHRCAQAVRDQWQGRFPPTAADLETLPGIGRSTAAAIAAFCYGERAAILDGNVKRVLTRVLAYGEDLASTRHERELWAAAVQLLPEQGIESYTQGLMDLGATVCLARSPSCLLCPAQALCRGRAEGRPDAYPVKSRKLKRSRRENWWLWLEHEDRVWLTQRPDTGVWAGLYSLPEYASAEALAEAAAALGGQALPQPSIEHTLTHFDWVLHPVRLAVQKPPAWTGGQWVPYARLADVGLPAPLRKLLARR, from the coding sequence ATGACCGGAAGCGAACACCCCTCTCCGCCCGCCCTGCCCGACTTCGAGTCGATCCGCGCTGCCTTCGGCCACCGGGTGGTGGAGTGGCAGCGCCAGCATGGCCGCCACCGCCTGCCCTGGCAGCAGACGCGCGACCCCTATCGCGTCTGGCTGTCAGAGATCATGCTGCAGCAGACCCAGGTGAGCACGGTGCTGGGCTACTACGACCGTTTCCTGCAGCGCTTCCCCGACGTGGTGGCGCTGGCCGATGCGCCGCTGGACGATGTGCTGGCCGCCTGGAGCGGCCTCGGCTACTACAGCCGCGCGCGCAACCTGCACCGCTGCGCGCAGGCGGTGCGCGACCAGTGGCAGGGTCGCTTTCCGCCCACTGCGGCCGACCTGGAGACCCTGCCCGGCATCGGTCGTTCCACCGCGGCCGCCATCGCGGCCTTCTGCTATGGCGAGCGGGCGGCCATCCTGGACGGCAACGTGAAGCGGGTGCTGACCCGGGTGCTGGCCTATGGCGAGGACCTGGCCTCGACACGCCACGAGCGCGAGCTGTGGGCAGCCGCGGTGCAGCTGCTGCCGGAGCAGGGCATCGAGAGCTATACCCAGGGCCTGATGGACCTCGGTGCCACGGTCTGCCTGGCGCGCTCGCCCAGCTGCCTGCTTTGCCCGGCGCAGGCCTTGTGCCGCGGCCGCGCCGAGGGCCGGCCCGACGCCTATCCGGTGAAGAGCCGCAAGCTCAAGCGCTCGCGGCGCGAGAACTGGTGGCTGTGGCTGGAACATGAAGACCGGGTGTGGTTGACCCAGCGGCCCGACACCGGCGTCTGGGCCGGCCTCTACAGCCTGCCCGAATACGCCAGTGCAGAGGCGCTGGCAGAAGCGGCCGCCGCCCTCGGCGGGCAGGCCCTGCCACAGCCGAGCATCGAGCACACGTTGACGCACTTCGACTGGGTGCTGCACCCGGTGCGGCTGGCCGTGCAGAAGCCGCCCGCCTGGACCGGCGGGCAGTGGGTGCCCTATGCCCGGCTTGCCGACGTGGGCCTGCCGGCGCCCTTGCGAAAGCTGCTCGCGCGGCGCTGA
- a CDS encoding dynamin family protein: MAPSFANKLDALSAWRTGLESRLRELSRFLFEHDLLDQPGAELLDALAQRLGGEKLVVAFVAEFSRGKSELINAIFFADTGRRILPATPGRTTMCPVELSYDADEPPSLRLLDIDTRLHHQSLGELRGHAGAWKQVPLNIKRPDLLADELLQVMQTKKVPMEAARELGFWDDARPQDNPPHDANGLVEVPAWRHAIINYPHPLLKRGLVVLDTPGLNAIGAEPELTVSLLPSAHATVFILAADTGVTKSDLAMWRDHLCGQALARYVALNKIDTLSDPLSPQAETEIHIARQRAQTAEILGVPETRVFPISAKLALTARVAGDADDLRASRILALEDALGQQLLPQRREVLQQAVLDGTAHIDSQVGRSLSDRRRQMAEQLLELRGLRGKNSTMVSLMLKRVGAESAEFEQCISRVQAMRAVHTRMLKEALLTISNDVVRERTEVLQEKLRGAILNLGAKRAFSEMCGVLRGRLAEAQAKGSEIHQMLGASFDKLNAEFGFGLAAPKAPDLSRFIRDLDLIERNYMQYLGLSHALRLSQGRFMEQFRRMLVSKLRVVFEGASGELELWNKAASSQIDSQLRDRRRNFKRRRESLERVQAASSELETRILEVEAQEDRLRQLQARLATLLAQVHAAATGPLPAADALEIALPMTGTAASH; this comes from the coding sequence ATGGCCCCGTCTTTTGCTAACAAGCTCGACGCGCTCAGCGCGTGGCGCACAGGTCTGGAGTCGCGGCTTCGGGAGCTGTCCCGCTTCCTCTTCGAGCACGACCTGCTCGATCAGCCCGGTGCGGAGCTGCTCGACGCACTGGCCCAACGCCTGGGCGGCGAGAAGCTGGTGGTGGCCTTCGTGGCCGAATTCTCGCGCGGCAAGTCGGAGCTGATCAACGCGATCTTCTTCGCCGACACCGGCCGCCGCATCCTGCCGGCGACGCCGGGGCGCACCACGATGTGCCCGGTGGAGCTGAGCTACGACGCCGACGAGCCGCCCTCGCTGCGCCTGCTGGACATCGACACTCGCCTGCACCACCAGTCGCTGGGCGAGTTGCGCGGTCATGCCGGCGCCTGGAAGCAGGTGCCCCTGAACATCAAGCGGCCCGACCTGCTGGCCGACGAGTTGCTGCAGGTGATGCAGACCAAGAAGGTGCCGATGGAAGCGGCCCGCGAACTTGGCTTCTGGGACGATGCCCGCCCGCAGGACAACCCGCCACACGATGCGAACGGCCTGGTGGAGGTGCCGGCCTGGCGGCACGCGATCATCAACTACCCCCATCCCCTGCTCAAGCGCGGCCTGGTGGTGCTGGACACGCCGGGCCTCAATGCGATCGGCGCCGAGCCAGAGCTGACCGTGAGCCTGCTGCCTTCGGCGCATGCGACGGTGTTCATCCTGGCGGCCGACACCGGCGTGACCAAGTCCGACCTGGCGATGTGGCGCGACCACCTCTGCGGCCAGGCGCTGGCCCGCTATGTGGCGCTGAACAAGATCGACACGCTGAGCGACCCGCTCAGCCCGCAGGCCGAAACCGAGATCCACATCGCCCGCCAGCGGGCGCAGACGGCCGAGATCCTCGGCGTGCCGGAGACGCGGGTGTTTCCGATCTCGGCCAAGCTGGCCCTGACGGCCCGTGTCGCCGGCGATGCCGACGACCTGCGGGCCAGCCGCATCCTGGCGCTCGAGGACGCGCTCGGCCAGCAATTGCTGCCGCAACGGCGCGAGGTGCTGCAGCAGGCGGTGCTCGACGGCACGGCCCACATCGACAGCCAGGTCGGCCGCAGCCTCTCGGACCGCCGCCGCCAGATGGCCGAGCAGTTGCTCGAGCTGCGCGGCCTGCGCGGCAAGAACAGCACCATGGTGAGCCTGATGCTCAAGCGGGTGGGCGCCGAAAGCGCCGAATTCGAGCAGTGCATCTCGCGCGTGCAGGCGATGCGCGCGGTGCACACCCGCATGCTGAAGGAGGCGCTGCTGACCATCAGCAACGACGTCGTGCGAGAGCGCACAGAAGTGCTGCAGGAGAAGCTGCGTGGCGCCATCCTGAACCTCGGTGCCAAGCGCGCCTTCTCCGAAATGTGCGGCGTGCTGCGTGGCCGGTTGGCCGAGGCACAGGCCAAGGGCAGCGAGATCCACCAGATGCTGGGCGCCTCCTTCGACAAGCTCAACGCCGAGTTCGGTTTTGGCCTGGCAGCGCCAAAGGCCCCCGACCTCTCGCGCTTCATTCGCGACCTCGACCTCATCGAGCGCAACTACATGCAGTACCTGGGGCTCTCGCATGCGCTGCGGCTGTCGCAGGGCCGCTTCATGGAGCAGTTCCGCCGCATGCTGGTGTCCAAGCTGCGGGTGGTGTTCGAGGGCGCCTCCGGCGAGCTGGAGTTGTGGAACAAGGCGGCGTCCTCGCAGATCGACTCCCAGCTGCGCGACCGGCGCCGCAACTTCAAGCGCCGCCGCGAATCGCTGGAGCGGGTGCAGGCCGCCAGCAGCGAGCTGGAAACCCGCATCCTCGAAGTGGAGGCGCAGGAAGACCGGTTGCGTCAGCTGCAGGCCCGCCTGGCCACGCTGCTGGCCCAGGTGCATGCCGCCGCCACCGGGCCGCTGCCGGCCGCCGACGCCCTCGAAATCGCCCTGCCGATGACCGGCACGGCCGCCAGCCACTGA
- the mutM gene encoding bifunctional DNA-formamidopyrimidine glycosylase/DNA-(apurinic or apyrimidinic site) lyase, with amino-acid sequence MPELPEVEVTRLSFAERIRGARVQAVRLGKPLRWPLGCDPAAFVGQAVGEVSRRGKYLWLALERGGLLLHLGMSGSLSFSAEAPPPGPHDHFDLQTSHGVLRLHDPRRFGAVVWSSSLASEPAAKLLGTLGIEPFDAGFTAAFLHGRLRGRRVAIKQALLAGDVVVGVGNIYASEALFRAGIDPRAMAGRVSLARCQRLVDAVRATLTRALEAGGSTLRDFRDAQGHNGAFQLEAQVYDREGLACHACATPVRRIVQGQRSTFFCPSCQKR; translated from the coding sequence ATGCCTGAGTTACCGGAAGTTGAAGTCACGCGATTGAGCTTCGCCGAGCGCATCCGCGGGGCGCGCGTGCAAGCGGTGCGGCTGGGCAAGCCGCTGCGCTGGCCGCTGGGCTGCGACCCGGCAGCATTCGTTGGCCAGGCGGTCGGCGAGGTGAGCCGCCGCGGCAAGTACCTCTGGCTCGCACTGGAGCGCGGCGGGCTGCTGCTGCACCTGGGCATGTCGGGCTCGCTCAGCTTTTCGGCCGAAGCGCCACCGCCCGGCCCGCATGACCACTTCGACCTGCAAACCAGCCATGGCGTGCTGCGCCTGCACGATCCACGCCGCTTTGGCGCGGTGGTGTGGTCGAGTTCGCTGGCAAGCGAGCCGGCCGCCAAGCTGCTGGGCACGCTCGGCATCGAGCCCTTCGACGCGGGTTTCACCGCCGCCTTCCTGCACGGCCGCCTGCGCGGCCGGCGGGTCGCGATCAAGCAGGCGCTGCTGGCCGGCGATGTGGTGGTGGGCGTCGGCAACATCTATGCGTCCGAGGCACTGTTCCGCGCTGGCATCGACCCGCGCGCCATGGCCGGCCGGGTCAGCCTGGCGCGCTGCCAGCGGCTGGTGGATGCGGTGCGGGCCACGCTGACGCGCGCGCTCGAGGCCGGCGGCTCGACGCTGCGAGACTTCCGTGACGCTCAGGGCCACAACGGCGCTTTCCAGCTGGAGGCCCAGGTCTACGACCGCGAAGGCCTGGCCTGCCATGCATGCGCCACGCCGGTGCGTCGTATCGTGCAGGGCCAGCGCTCGACGTTTTTTTGCCCGAGCTGCCAGAAGCGCTGA
- a CDS encoding tetratricopeptide repeat protein, whose amino-acid sequence MPRAAPLFRLLSVTACLAGVFAGLPQAAAAAPKELAPAEAPASAAPVDKNSELGAALFYQLLIGEMELRSGNAGAAYEILLDGARKSSDERLFRRAVEIAVQGRAGDQALAAAQAWRTSLPRSVEAHRFAAQLLVGLNRPAEALDPLRALLANTPANERAATIVLLPRLFARAADIKTLTGVLEQALQPYASIPQTQVAVLVSNGRMRLLSEEPQRALALAEQAHRLDPAAEAPAVLALELLPTQPQAEAILKGHLQAKPQSGALRLAYVRSLVSLQRYGEAAAQLEQATQANPAMAPAWLSLGALKLELKQPREAERALRRFVELRQAAAAKAATAAAAASAASAATPAAQADSDTNTDTDDDPDGDGGVALESPSDALTQAYLLLAQAAEEQRDFTQAESWLAKIDAGQNPLTVQARRAALLAKQGRVGDGRALLRASPERSPQDARAKLLAEAHLLRDLKDWGESYRVLVQANGRFPEDVDLLYEQAMIAEKLQRVDEMERLLRRVIELKPDHYHAYNALGYTLADRNTRLPEARDLVAKALELAPNEPFIIDSLGWIEYRMGRREEALQHLQRAYKARPDTEIAAHLGEVLWALGRHDEARKVWREGRDKDAGNDVLKETLVRLRVGL is encoded by the coding sequence ATGCCGCGTGCCGCCCCCTTGTTCCGCCTGCTCTCGGTCACGGCCTGTCTTGCCGGCGTTTTCGCCGGCCTGCCGCAGGCCGCTGCTGCCGCCCCGAAGGAGCTGGCGCCTGCCGAAGCGCCTGCGTCGGCGGCACCGGTGGACAAGAATTCCGAGCTGGGCGCGGCCCTGTTCTACCAACTCTTGATCGGCGAGATGGAGCTGCGCTCGGGCAATGCCGGCGCGGCTTACGAGATCCTGCTGGACGGTGCCCGCAAGTCCAGTGACGAGCGCTTGTTTCGCCGTGCAGTCGAGATCGCGGTGCAGGGCCGTGCCGGCGACCAGGCCCTGGCTGCCGCCCAGGCCTGGCGCACCTCGCTGCCTCGCTCGGTGGAGGCGCACCGCTTCGCTGCACAGTTGCTGGTGGGCCTGAACCGGCCGGCCGAGGCGCTCGACCCGCTGCGCGCACTGCTGGCCAACACGCCGGCCAATGAACGCGCGGCCACCATCGTGCTGCTGCCGCGCCTGTTCGCGCGCGCCGCGGACATCAAGACCCTGACCGGCGTGCTGGAGCAGGCCCTGCAGCCTTACGCCTCGATTCCTCAGACCCAGGTGGCGGTGCTGGTGTCGAACGGCCGCATGCGGCTGCTGTCCGAGGAGCCGCAGCGCGCCTTGGCGCTGGCCGAGCAGGCCCACCGGCTCGACCCCGCCGCCGAAGCGCCGGCGGTCCTCGCCCTGGAGCTGCTGCCGACCCAGCCGCAGGCCGAAGCGATACTCAAGGGCCATCTGCAGGCCAAGCCGCAGAGCGGTGCCTTGCGCCTGGCCTATGTGCGCTCGCTGGTCAGCCTGCAACGCTATGGCGAAGCGGCGGCGCAGCTGGAGCAGGCCACCCAGGCCAACCCCGCGATGGCGCCGGCCTGGCTGAGCCTGGGTGCCCTCAAGCTCGAGCTCAAGCAGCCGCGCGAGGCCGAGCGCGCGCTGCGTCGTTTCGTCGAGTTGCGCCAGGCCGCGGCCGCCAAGGCAGCCACAGCGGCGGCTGCCGCTTCGGCGGCCAGTGCAGCGACACCGGCGGCACAGGCCGACAGCGACACCAACACCGATACCGACGACGACCCGGATGGCGACGGCGGCGTGGCGCTGGAGTCGCCCTCCGACGCACTGACACAGGCCTACCTGCTGCTGGCCCAGGCCGCCGAGGAGCAGCGTGACTTCACCCAGGCCGAGTCCTGGCTGGCGAAGATCGATGCGGGCCAGAACCCACTGACCGTGCAGGCGCGGCGTGCGGCGCTGCTGGCCAAGCAGGGCCGCGTGGGCGACGGCCGCGCCTTGCTGCGAGCCAGCCCCGAGCGCTCGCCACAGGACGCCCGTGCCAAGCTGCTGGCCGAGGCCCACCTGCTGCGCGACCTGAAGGACTGGGGCGAGTCCTACCGCGTGCTGGTGCAGGCCAACGGGCGTTTCCCGGAGGACGTGGACCTGCTCTACGAACAGGCCATGATCGCGGAGAAGCTGCAGCGGGTCGACGAAATGGAGCGCCTGTTGCGCCGGGTGATCGAGCTCAAGCCGGACCACTACCACGCCTACAACGCACTCGGCTACACGCTGGCCGATCGCAACACCCGGCTGCCGGAGGCCCGCGACCTGGTCGCCAAGGCGCTGGAGCTGGCGCCGAACGAGCCTTTCATCATCGACAGCCTGGGCTGGATCGAATACCGCATGGGCCGCCGCGAAGAGGCGCTGCAGCACTTGCAGCGCGCCTACAAGGCGCGCCCCGACACCGAGATTGCCGCCCACCTGGGCGAGGTGCTGTGGGCGCTGGGGCGCCATGACGAGGCGCGCAAGGTCTGGCGCGAAGGGCGCGACAAGGACGCCGGCAACGACGTGCTCAAGGAAACGCTGGTGCGTCTGAGGGTGGGGCTGTGA
- a CDS encoding outer membrane lipoprotein LolB encodes MRCLSWRGARWRAWPALGLLALAVLAGCASQPAAEQGDALPVAASGRLAVRVEPDMPGSRVRASSGAFELLGRPERGELRLSSPLGSLLAVASWQPGEAWLRADGQARRFADLDELTREMVGEAVPVAALFDWLRGQPWGEAPSEPLPDGQPGFVQLGWQVHLGQAAEGLVTAVRVTPPAVTVRAKLDPS; translated from the coding sequence GTGAGGTGCTTGTCCTGGCGCGGCGCGCGGTGGCGCGCCTGGCCGGCGCTGGGCCTGCTGGCGCTGGCCGTGCTGGCCGGTTGTGCCAGCCAGCCAGCGGCCGAGCAGGGTGACGCCCTGCCGGTGGCGGCGTCTGGCCGGCTGGCGGTGCGGGTCGAGCCCGACATGCCGGGCTCGCGGGTGCGTGCCTCCAGCGGTGCCTTCGAGCTGCTGGGCCGGCCCGAGCGAGGTGAACTGCGCTTGTCTTCTCCGCTCGGCAGCCTGCTGGCAGTGGCGTCGTGGCAACCCGGCGAAGCGTGGTTGCGCGCCGACGGGCAGGCGCGCCGCTTCGCCGACCTCGACGAGCTGACCCGGGAGATGGTGGGCGAGGCGGTGCCGGTCGCTGCCTTGTTCGACTGGCTGCGCGGCCAGCCCTGGGGCGAGGCGCCGAGCGAGCCGCTGCCCGACGGCCAGCCCGGCTTCGTGCAACTCGGCTGGCAGGTCCACCTGGGCCAGGCGGCCGAGGGCCTGGTCACCGCAGTGCGGGTGACCCCGCCGGCGGTCACCGTGCGGGCCAAGCTCGACCCCTCCTGA
- the ispE gene encoding 4-(cytidine 5'-diphospho)-2-C-methyl-D-erythritol kinase: protein MLKCLYDVPAPAKLNLFLHIVGRRPDGYHLLQSVFVPIDWCDTLHFERRDDGRIARHDLGAVLPADDLCLRAARALQAASGSRHGVDISIRKEVPWGAGLGGGSSDAASTLLALNRLWGLNWSRSRLMELAVTLGADLPFFLGDGPAWVEGIGERLTPLRLAGERFYVVKPKASLPTAEIFRSPLLARDSSPAIVMDFLAQQSGFGKNDMQAAAQALCAEVEEAAVLLKSRFGNSRMTGSGSAVFARVQEKIGVENDAAFVEDIQLPEGWIGRQCRSLESHPLKGWLTD from the coding sequence ATGCTGAAGTGCCTCTATGACGTGCCGGCTCCTGCCAAGCTGAACCTTTTCCTTCACATCGTCGGCAGGCGGCCGGATGGCTACCACCTCCTGCAGTCGGTCTTCGTGCCGATCGACTGGTGCGACACCCTGCATTTCGAGCGCCGTGACGACGGCCGCATCGCCCGCCACGACCTGGGTGCCGTCCTGCCGGCCGACGACCTCTGCCTGCGCGCGGCCCGCGCGCTGCAGGCCGCCAGTGGCAGCCGCCACGGCGTGGACATCTCCATCCGCAAGGAGGTGCCGTGGGGGGCCGGCCTGGGCGGCGGCAGCTCCGATGCCGCCAGCACGCTGCTGGCACTCAACCGCCTCTGGGGCCTGAACTGGAGCCGCAGCCGCTTGATGGAGCTCGCCGTGACGCTGGGCGCCGACCTGCCGTTCTTCCTCGGCGACGGCCCGGCGTGGGTCGAGGGCATCGGCGAGCGCTTGACCCCACTGCGCCTGGCTGGCGAGCGGTTCTATGTGGTGAAGCCGAAGGCGAGTTTGCCGACCGCAGAAATTTTTCGCAGCCCCCTCTTGGCACGTGATTCATCGCCTGCTATAGTCATGGACTTTCTTGCACAGCAAAGCGGTTTCGGCAAGAACGATATGCAAGCAGCAGCTCAGGCGCTGTGCGCAGAAGTCGAAGAAGCCGCCGTGTTGCTCAAGAGCCGTTTTGGCAACAGCCGCATGACGGGCTCGGGTAGCGCGGTATTCGCGAGGGTGCAAGAGAAAATCGGCGTTGAAAACGACGCGGCTTTTGTGGAAGATATTCAGCTTCCCGAAGGCTGGATCGGGAGACAATGTCGAAGTCTGGAGTCTCACCCGCTCAAGGGTTGGCTCACAGACTGA
- a CDS encoding ribose-phosphate pyrophosphokinase, whose amino-acid sequence MLSDTLLFTGNANPSLSQEIANHLGLSLGQASVGRFSDGEVTVEIQQNVRARDVFIVQPTCAPTNEHLMELCIMADALKRASARRITAVIPYFGYARQDRRPRSTRVPISAKVVANMLEVVGINRVLTMDLHADQIQGFFDIPVDNIYASPVLLSDLKSRNYEDLVVVSPDVGGVVRARALAKQLGCDLAIIDKRRPKANVSEVMHVIGEIEGRNCVIMDDMIDTAGTLVKAAEVLKERGAKSVYAYCTHPVFSGPALERIRTSALDEVVITNTIPLAEAAKPITKIRQLSVAFLFAETIRRISDGESVTSLFSEQNNNF is encoded by the coding sequence ATGCTGTCCGACACCTTGCTGTTCACCGGCAACGCGAATCCCTCGCTCTCGCAAGAGATCGCCAATCATCTCGGCCTGTCCCTGGGCCAGGCCTCGGTGGGCCGCTTCTCCGACGGTGAAGTCACCGTCGAAATCCAGCAGAACGTGCGTGCCCGCGATGTCTTCATCGTGCAGCCAACCTGCGCGCCCACCAACGAGCACCTGATGGAGCTGTGCATCATGGCCGACGCGCTCAAGCGCGCCTCGGCCCGACGCATCACCGCCGTCATCCCCTATTTCGGCTATGCCCGCCAGGACCGCCGGCCGCGCTCGACGCGCGTGCCCATCAGCGCAAAGGTGGTGGCCAACATGCTGGAGGTCGTCGGCATCAACCGCGTGCTGACGATGGACCTGCACGCTGACCAGATCCAGGGCTTCTTCGATATCCCGGTCGACAACATCTACGCGTCGCCGGTGCTGCTGTCCGATCTGAAGTCGCGCAACTACGAAGACCTGGTGGTCGTGTCGCCCGACGTCGGTGGCGTGGTGCGGGCGCGTGCGCTGGCCAAGCAGCTGGGCTGCGACCTGGCCATCATCGACAAGCGCCGTCCCAAGGCCAACGTGTCCGAGGTGATGCACGTCATCGGCGAGATCGAAGGCCGCAACTGCGTGATCATGGACGACATGATCGACACCGCCGGCACGCTGGTGAAGGCGGCCGAGGTGCTGAAGGAGCGGGGCGCGAAGTCGGTCTACGCCTATTGCACCCACCCGGTGTTCTCGGGCCCGGCACTGGAGCGCATCCGCACCTCGGCGCTGGATGAAGTCGTCATCACCAACACCATTCCGCTGGCCGAGGCTGCCAAGCCGATCACCAAGATCCGCCAGCTGTCGGTGGCTTTCCTGTTTGCCGAAACCATCCGCCGGATTTCCGACGGCGAGTCGGTGACTTCCCTGTTCTCGGAGCAGAACAACAACTTCTGA